The Rhodothermales bacterium genome segment AGCACTCTATCGGCAGCCGGAGCGGCTGGCCGGCATGAGTGCCGCCGGGCTCGCGTTCGCCCGGACCAACGAATGGACCCTTAAAGCCAAACAGGTGACGCGCCTGTACGACACGATTACTCCCCAAACCCCCCGTCGCGAACCCGTGTACTGATCTTCACCGCCTCTTAATCTGCCCGGACCGTCGTATTTTTCAGCGATGGCGCAAGGCTGATACGAACGAGTCAGTAAGAAATACACGGCCGCGCGTCACAGATTCTCCAGTCGTAACGGTATATGTACACCGCCCCAAGGGACAGTCGCACCATCCTCACGATGCAGGTTGATGTGACGAGTTATCCCGATGCGACGCAAAAAGTGGTCAATTGGGCGCGTGAGGGGCGCTCACGCATCGTGTGCGCCGCCAACGTGCACATGGTGATGGAGACCCACGACGACCCCTCGTTCGGGAGCATCGTGAACGGTGCGGATCTCGTGACACCGGATGGCGTGCCGCTTGTATGGGCGCTCCGTCTGATGGGGGTCGAGGAAGCCACCCGCGTGTACGGACCCGATCTGACATTGCATGTCTGCGAGGCAGCCGCGCTGCAGCGCATCCCGATCGGGCTGTATGGCGGCACGCCGGAGAGCCTCGACGACTTCGAAACGTTCCTGACGCAGCGGTTTGCCGGCACCCATATCGGCTGCAAGATCGCGCCCCCCTTCCGCCCGCCCACGCCGGAAGAGGATGCACGGTATATTCAGGAGATTAATACGTCCGGCGTTCGGATCCTGTTTGTGGGCATCGGTTGTCCAAAACAGGAGAAGTGGATGGCGGAGCACAAGAATACAGTACACGCCGTCATGTTGGGCGTCGGCGCCGCGTTCGATTTTCATACGGGACGCGTGCGCCAGGCCCCTGGCCTGATCCAACGGTTGGGTCTGGAATGGGCCTTCCGCCTGGCTATGGAGCCCGGGCGACTCTGGAAACGATACCTGAAGCACAACCCTCGCTTTGTCGTGCTGTTTTTGCGTCAACTGCTCGGACAGCGTGCGAAGAAAGGCATCAACACGAAACGATAACCAAAAGGAAAGGATGAGTACGTTGACCCTGATCGAACCCCATGGTGGTGAACTTTGCGAGCTCCTGTTGAAGGACAAGAAATTGGAAGCCGCGCTGCAGGAAGCCATCAATCTCCCCTCCATCACCCTGAACGCGCGCCAGCTGTGCGACATTGAGCTGCTCCTGAACGGAGGTTTCTCGCCGTTGCGCGGCTTCATGTCGCAGAAGGATTACGACCAGGTCGTCGAAGCCATGCGCCTCGCCGATGGCACGTTGTGGCCGATGCCGATCACGCTGGACGTGGCCGAAGCCACTGCGAAGGACTACAAAGGGGGCGACAAGATTGCCCTCCGCGACCCGACGGGCCTCCTGATCGCGCTGCTCACCGTCTCCGACGTGTGGAAACCGAATAAGGAGACCGAGGCCCAGAAGGTATTCGGCTCGCTCGACAAGAAGCACCCGGCGGTGTCGTACCTGTTCGACCAGTCCGGCGATTACTACATCGGCGGCTCGCTCGAAGGCGTTCGCCTGCCGATCCATTACGACTTCATGGAGCTGCGCCATACGCCCCGCGCCCTGCGCGCCGAGCTGGAAGCGCGCCAGGCCGAGAAAGTCGTGGCGTTCCAGACGCGTAACCCGATGCACCGCGCTCACAAGGAGCTGACCGACCGCGCCGCGGCCGAAGTCGGCGGGCACCTGCTCATTCACCCGGTCGTCGGGTTGACGAAGCCGGGGGACATCGACTACTTCACGCGCGTCCGCTGCTACAAGAAGCTCGTCACGCACTACCCGGGCAACCGGGCGCACCTGAGCCTGTTGCCGCTGGCGATGCGCATGGGCGGCCCACGCGAGGCCGTCTGGCATGCGATCATCCGCAAAAACTACGGGTGTACGCACCTGATCGTTGGCCGCGACCACGCCGGCCCCGGCAACGACAGCACCGGCAAGTCCTTCTACGGACCGTACGACGCCCAGGAGCTCGTCTCGAAGCATGAAGCCGAACTCGGCATCAAGATGCTCGACTTCAAGATGATGGTGTACGTGCCCGCACTGGACACGTACAAACCCGTCGACGAAATCAAGCAGGGCGAAACCACCCTGGATATCTCCGGCACCGAATTGCGCAAACGGCTCCAGGATGGCGACGAAATCCCGGCCTGGTTCTCGTACCCGGACATCGTCGAAGAGCTGCGCACGACACACCCGCCGAAGCACCAGCAGGGCTTCACGGTCTTCTTCACGGGCCTCTCGGGCTCCGGGAAGTCGACCATCGCCAACGCACTCATGACGCGCTTGCTTGAGCACTCAGGCCGGCCGGTCACCCTGCTCGACGGGGATGTCGTTCGGACCCACCTGACGAAAGGCCTCGGCTTTACGAAGGAGGATCGCTCGATCAACGTCCAGCGCATCGGCTATGTCGCCAGCGAGATCACGAAGCACCGCGGCATCTGCCTCAGCGCTCCGATCGCGCCGTACGAAGCCGA includes the following:
- a CDS encoding bifunctional sulfate adenylyltransferase/adenylylsulfate kinase, encoding MSTLTLIEPHGGELCELLLKDKKLEAALQEAINLPSITLNARQLCDIELLLNGGFSPLRGFMSQKDYDQVVEAMRLADGTLWPMPITLDVAEATAKDYKGGDKIALRDPTGLLIALLTVSDVWKPNKETEAQKVFGSLDKKHPAVSYLFDQSGDYYIGGSLEGVRLPIHYDFMELRHTPRALRAELEARQAEKVVAFQTRNPMHRAHKELTDRAAAEVGGHLLIHPVVGLTKPGDIDYFTRVRCYKKLVTHYPGNRAHLSLLPLAMRMGGPREAVWHAIIRKNYGCTHLIVGRDHAGPGNDSTGKSFYGPYDAQELVSKHEAELGIKMLDFKMMVYVPALDTYKPVDEIKQGETTLDISGTELRKRLQDGDEIPAWFSYPDIVEELRTTHPPKHQQGFTVFFTGLSGSGKSTIANALMTRLLEHSGRPVTLLDGDVVRTHLTKGLGFTKEDRSINVQRIGYVASEITKHRGICLSAPIAPYEADRQANRASIGAYGGYIEVYAEASVEVCESRDTKGLYAKARAGLIKGFTGIDDPYEIPTNAEVVCVTEKETIDESTEKVLQKLFELGFLKAGA
- a CDS encoding WecB/TagA/CpsF family glycosyltransferase, which produces MYTAPRDSRTILTMQVDVTSYPDATQKVVNWAREGRSRIVCAANVHMVMETHDDPSFGSIVNGADLVTPDGVPLVWALRLMGVEEATRVYGPDLTLHVCEAAALQRIPIGLYGGTPESLDDFETFLTQRFAGTHIGCKIAPPFRPPTPEEDARYIQEINTSGVRILFVGIGCPKQEKWMAEHKNTVHAVMLGVGAAFDFHTGRVRQAPGLIQRLGLEWAFRLAMEPGRLWKRYLKHNPRFVVLFLRQLLGQRAKKGINTKR